Part of the Carnobacterium pleistocenium FTR1 genome is shown below.
TTCGGCCAATTCTATTGGAGCAAATGATTCAAATTTTTGGATAAACTCACTTCCATATGTCTCAGTCATTTCAGCACCCCTTCTATTTCTTGGATTTCTGCTTGGAATTTTTCACTTTTAGCTGTTTGAGCTGTACTTGATTTTGATAAACTAGCAAGAATGCGTTGATTTTTTTCAAGTTCTTTTTGCCACTTCTTTTTAAAAATAGCAGAGTTTTCATCTTTCAAATGAAAACCAAATGTTAATTGAGTTGCGGTGGCTGTTGGTTTCTTTGCCGGATCTTTCACCGCGACCATCAATTCATAGATTTTGTCATTTTCTTCAATCAGTTCTTCAGCCGTAACGGTGTAACTATGAGCGACTAACCATTCGCGCAAGGTCCTTTCGCCTATGTTCGGCTGCAGAATCAACCGCTCTTTGCCAGTTAGATGGCCTTTTTCAAGCCCACTATCTAAAATAGCCGTAATCAATAAACCGCCCATGCCACATATTGTAATAGCCGTTATTTCATCTTCTGGAGCAATCACTTCTAAGCCATTGCCTAAACGAACACTAATTTTTTTTGTTAACCCTAAGCGCTTCACTTGGCTCTGTGCCGCTTGAAATGGACCCTCAACAACTTCTCCCGCTATTGCAAAAGCAACTTTTTCCTCACTTGCTAAAGCGCAAGGCAAATAAGCGTGGTCAGAACCGATATCTGCTAAACGATCACCCGGTTCAACATAAGACGCAGCTCTGCTTAAACGGAGCGATAATTGACTTTCATCCATACTTATCACTTCTTTCTTTTAATGAATTGCTTATCCTTCGAAGAACTCTTCATCCATTAGGTAACCTTCTGCGGCATCTTTAGAATGAAATACCCCTTCAACTTGATCATTTGGCAATGTGACAAGCCATGTAGGATTATCATAGACTAAGCGTAAAATATCGCCATTATTGTCAAACCATAACTCCGTATAGCCTTCTTCATAGCCATCAGCTGTTTTCTTTAAATAAGCAATCGCTTGATCCACTAATGAACGGATAGTTTCTTCCGTTTCGTCTCTAACTGAGATGTACCCTTTATCGGTTTCTTCTTTAGGCAAATAGCCTGCATAAATCAGCGCATTTCCATTCGGGTGAAGGAAACGGATCGCCATTGTTTTAGGTACTGCACTATCTTTAAAATGGTAATTCAAGCGGTTCATTGATACCTTTGTTGCTGTTAATTCCTCGTAACTATCAAAAATAGCCTTTTTTTCTTCAAATGATAACATGTCATTCATCCCTTCATTGCTTACATCGTTTATTATTATACCAGTTTTTTATCAATCGTTCATCTTTATCTCTAGGCATGAAAAGAAGGTCGCCCAAGTAATACTCATTTTGGACGACCTTTTTATTTTTTTATTCTAAAAAGTCTTTTAATTGTTTTGAACGACTTGGGTGACGCAATTTGCGAAGTGCTTTCGCTTCAATTTGACGGATACGTTCGCGTGTAACACCAAATACTTTGCCAACATCTTCAAGCGTACGGTTACGCCCATCATCAAGACCAAAACGTAAACGCAATACATTTTCTTCACGGTCTGTCAATGTGTCTAGTACATCCTCTAATTGTTCTTTCAGTAATTCATAAGCCGCATTTTCTGCTGGACTCGTTGCGTCATGATCTTCAATAAAGTCTCCTAAATGAGAATCATCTTCTTCACCAATCGGCGTTTCGAGGGAAACCGGTTCTTGAGCAATTTTTAAAATCTCACGAACTTTTTCAGTTGGTAGATCCATTTCTGCTCCAATTTCTTCCGGTGTTGGTTCGCGTCCTAGATCTTGCAATAACTGACGTTGGATACGAATCAATTTATTGATTGTTTCAACCATGTGCACTGGGATACGAATCGTACGAGCTTGATCGGCAATCGCACGTGTAATGGCTTGACGAATCCACCAAGTAGCGTACGTTGAAAATTTAAACCCTTTTTTATAATCAAATTTTTCAACAGCCTTCATCAATCCCATATTTCCTTCTTGGATCAAATCTAAAAACTGCATTCCACGTCCAACATAGCGTTTGGCAATACTCACCACTAATCGTAAGTTGGCTTCTGCAAGACGTTGACGTGCTTCTTGATCGCCTTCTTCGATTTTTATAGCTAATTCAACTTCTTCAGCTGCCGTTAATAAATTCACACGTCCGATTTCTTTTAGATACATTCTAACGGGATCATTGATTTTTACACCGGGAGGAGCAGTTAAGTCTTCTGGTTTTTCTGCATCTTTTTCGGCTTTCATTTCTTTGATTTTTAGTTGACGCGCTGTTGGACCACCATCGTCTCCAACTACTCCAACACCTGCATCTTCAACTGTTTGGATCAAAGCATCCATTTTTTCAGCATTTAAAGTAAATGGTGTTGCGATTCTATTTGTTAGCTCATCGTAATGAACCGTTCCTATTGCTTTATACTCTTTAATAAAACTCTTGACTTCATTATCGTACGCTTTTTTTGTTGTTAGTGTTTTTTTATCAGCCATCAAAAAGCCTCCTCTTTCAATCTTACTAGCACTTATTACTAGGTTTCACTTATTTATTCTTTAATAAACGAGATAGATTGACTACTTCAATCATTAATACACGCAGTTGTTCTTTATCGCCTCGCCTAGAAGCTTCTGTCAATGCTTCTTGCTTTTCTTTCAACTGCATCTGAAGAACAGATTTCCTTGAAATCACGTCCAGATAATCTTCGACTTCTCTTGTAGAGATTTCATTGCTTATTGACAAAAGTTCAATTTCAACAATCAAGCTTTTCAATTCTGATTCTTTAACAAAATCAATAAATGCATCGATTGGGCCTTCATTATCTGTATGTTCTCGGAAACTTTCATATAAAATGAACAGCATTTGATACTCATCGTGTACAAAATGAAAATCTGCTGCATCATTTTTAATGATTATCCAAGCTTCTTCAAAATGAAATAAGCGATTTAATAATAAACGCTCTGCGTATTCAATATTGTCTGGTTTTCTTTTTTGCATGTGTACTTGAGGATAATTTATCTCAACAGCTTGCTTTTGATGCTGTTGTTGTTGTTGTTTTTCTTTTGTTCGCTGGTTACGAGAATCGTGAAATTTTTGTTGAAACTGTTCTTTCAAAGAATCAATCGAGAGTTCGAATTCATTCGCTAGTTGTTTAAAGTACAGTTCACGTTCAACAGCGGAAGTGACCGAGAGCAATTCAGATAATATTTTCTCAATATATCCTAACCGTTCACTCTCATTTGATAGATTGAGTGCTTTACGGTAATAAGCCATTTTAAAGCCAAAGAGCGTCTCTCTTCCATGAGCAATCAGTTCATTGAAAGCAGCAGCTCCATTTTTTTTAATGTGCTCGTCTGGATCCATTCCTTCAGCAAAACGAATAATATCGATATCAAAATTAGTTTCTGCCGCTAAAAGATCACTGGCTCTTTTGGTAGCTTCGATTCCTGCTGGATCTCCATCATACGCGATCAGTACATGATCCGTTACGCGATCGATCAGATGGATCTGTTCATTTGTAAGACTGGTCCCCATTGAAGCAATCCCATTGGTCACTCCGACTTTCCAAGCTGCAATAACGTCCATAAAACCTTCAAACAATATCACTTCTTTTTCTCGTCTGATAGATGGACGTGCAAGATCAAAATTAAACAGAACCATTCGTTTGTTGAATAACTGAGTTTCTGGACTATTTAAATATTTAGGAGCGCCATCATCAGCATCTTGCTGAAAGATACGTCCCGAAAAAGCCACGGTCTTTCCTTGCTGGTTTCGAATAGGAAATATGATGCGATTGTAAAA
Proteins encoded:
- the dnaG gene encoding DNA primase; protein product: MIPEETVNKIRQETNIVDVVSQYVQLKKKGKNLFGFCPFHEERTASFSVTEEKQIFHCFSCGRGGNVFTFLMEVDGLTFPEAVIKTAELSQFQLDESLVQDQDHKNQTTDSTKEKLIRVHEESAELFHHILLNTKIGEDALEYLTQRGLTRDVIDTFNIGFAPRERTMLQQYLMGKNIEQDVLKKTGLFVEKDNGDLLDRFYNRIIFPIRNQQGKTVAFSGRIFQQDADDGAPKYLNSPETQLFNKRMVLFNFDLARPSIRREKEVILFEGFMDVIAAWKVGVTNGIASMGTSLTNEQIHLIDRVTDHVLIAYDGDPAGIEATKRASDLLAAETNFDIDIIRFAEGMDPDEHIKKNGAAAFNELIAHGRETLFGFKMAYYRKALNLSNESERLGYIEKILSELLSVTSAVERELYFKQLANEFELSIDSLKEQFQQKFHDSRNQRTKEKQQQQQHQKQAVEINYPQVHMQKRKPDNIEYAERLLLNRLFHFEEAWIIIKNDAADFHFVHDEYQMLFILYESFREHTDNEGPIDAFIDFVKESELKSLIVEIELLSISNEISTREVEDYLDVISRKSVLQMQLKEKQEALTEASRRGDKEQLRVLMIEVVNLSRLLKNK
- the rpoD gene encoding RNA polymerase sigma factor RpoD, producing MADKKTLTTKKAYDNEVKSFIKEYKAIGTVHYDELTNRIATPFTLNAEKMDALIQTVEDAGVGVVGDDGGPTARQLKIKEMKAEKDAEKPEDLTAPPGVKINDPVRMYLKEIGRVNLLTAAEEVELAIKIEEGDQEARQRLAEANLRLVVSIAKRYVGRGMQFLDLIQEGNMGLMKAVEKFDYKKGFKFSTYATWWIRQAITRAIADQARTIRIPVHMVETINKLIRIQRQLLQDLGREPTPEEIGAEMDLPTEKVREILKIAQEPVSLETPIGEEDDSHLGDFIEDHDATSPAENAAYELLKEQLEDVLDTLTDREENVLRLRFGLDDGRNRTLEDVGKVFGVTRERIRQIEAKALRKLRHPSRSKQLKDFLE
- a CDS encoding tRNA (adenine(22)-N(1))-methyltransferase; this translates as MDESQLSLRLSRAASYVEPGDRLADIGSDHAYLPCALASEEKVAFAIAGEVVEGPFQAAQSQVKRLGLTKKISVRLGNGLEVIAPEDEITAITICGMGGLLITAILDSGLEKGHLTGKERLILQPNIGERTLREWLVAHSYTVTAEELIEENDKIYELMVAVKDPAKKPTATATQLTFGFHLKDENSAIFKKKWQKELEKNQRILASLSKSSTAQTAKSEKFQAEIQEIEGVLK